Proteins encoded together in one Cellulomonas gilvus ATCC 13127 window:
- a CDS encoding phosphoglyceromutase, giving the protein MTYTLVLLRHGESEWNAKNLFTGWVDVALSEKGVEEAKRGGALLTDAGILPDVVHTSLLRRAITTANLALDAAGRHWIPVKRSWRLNERHYGALQGKDKKQTLDEFGEEQFMLWRRSYDVPPPAIEPGTEFSQDADPRYAGEPVVLTECLKDVLEREMPYWESDIVPDLKAGKTVLVAAHGNSIRALVKYLDGISDDTIAGLNIPTGIPLVYELDEDLKPTVPGGRYLDPSAAEAAIAAVANQGR; this is encoded by the coding sequence ATGACGTACACCCTGGTGCTGCTCCGCCACGGCGAGAGCGAGTGGAACGCGAAGAACCTCTTCACCGGCTGGGTCGACGTGGCCCTCTCGGAGAAGGGTGTCGAGGAGGCCAAGCGCGGCGGTGCGCTGCTGACCGACGCCGGCATCCTGCCCGACGTGGTGCACACCTCGCTCCTGCGGCGGGCGATCACCACGGCGAACCTGGCCCTGGACGCGGCCGGTCGGCACTGGATCCCCGTGAAGCGCTCGTGGCGCCTCAACGAGCGCCACTACGGCGCGCTGCAGGGCAAGGACAAGAAGCAGACGCTCGACGAGTTCGGCGAGGAGCAGTTCATGCTCTGGCGTCGCTCGTACGACGTCCCGCCGCCCGCGATCGAGCCCGGCACCGAGTTCTCGCAGGACGCGGACCCGCGCTACGCGGGTGAGCCGGTCGTGCTGACCGAGTGCCTCAAGGACGTCCTCGAGCGCGAGATGCCGTACTGGGAGTCGGACATCGTCCCGGACCTCAAGGCGGGCAAGACCGTCCTGGTCGCCGCGCACGGCAACTCGATCCGCGCGCTGGTCAAGTACCTCGACGGCATCAGCGACGACACGATCGCGGGGCTCAACATCCCCACGGGCATCCCGCTGGTCTACGAGCTCGACGAGGACCTCAAGCCCACCGTCCCCGGTGGCCGCTACCTCGACCCGTCCGCGGCCGAGGCCGCCATCGCCGCCGTGGCGAACCAGGGCCGCTGA
- the phoU gene encoding phosphate signaling complex protein PhoU produces the protein MRDIFDAELAQLGEDLVAMSARVERAITQAGIALLSADVTLAEAVIADDLGIDAMERDLDERCVLLLAQQQPVATDLRIVVSALRMSASLERMGDLARHVAQVARGRYPRHAVPQSLSGTFAEMHDAAVRVARRTTTLLENRDIALASSIESDDDLLDELHEDTFTALLGGAWVGNPQETVDVTLLGRYYERFGDHAVSVARRVTYLVTGAHAAETPTTA, from the coding sequence ATGCGGGACATCTTCGACGCCGAGCTCGCGCAGCTCGGCGAGGACCTGGTCGCCATGAGCGCACGGGTCGAGCGCGCCATCACCCAGGCGGGCATCGCCCTGCTGAGCGCCGACGTGACGCTGGCCGAGGCGGTCATCGCCGACGACCTGGGCATCGACGCCATGGAGCGCGACCTGGACGAGCGGTGCGTCCTGCTGCTGGCCCAGCAGCAGCCCGTCGCCACCGACCTGCGGATCGTGGTCTCCGCGCTGCGCATGAGCGCGTCGCTCGAGCGCATGGGCGACCTGGCGCGGCACGTCGCCCAGGTGGCCCGCGGTCGCTACCCGCGCCACGCCGTGCCGCAGTCGCTGTCCGGCACGTTCGCCGAGATGCACGACGCCGCGGTGCGCGTCGCGCGGCGCACCACCACGCTGCTCGAGAACCGGGACATCGCGCTCGCGTCCAGCATCGAGTCCGACGACGACCTGCTCGACGAGCTGCACGAGGACACGTTCACCGCGCTGCTCGGCGGGGCCTGGGTGGGCAACCCGCAGGAGACCGTCGACGTGACGCTGCTGGGCCGCTACTACGAGCGGTTCGGCGACCACGCGGTCTCGGTCGCCCGTCGCGTGACCTACCTGGTCACGGGCGCGCACGCGGCCGAGACCCCCACCACCGCCTGA
- the pstA gene encoding phosphate ABC transporter permease PstA translates to MTAVQDAPVVEPVDLGALLRTVDTSRQRKDRTMRWLITGAFLLAMLPLASVAWTVISHGIERFDAYFLTHSMRGVFGGMDAGGVYHAIVGTVEITLFAALISVPIGLLTAIYLVEYGRGHLARAVTFFVDVMTGIPSIVAGLFAYALFAVLLGPGVRMGVVGSVALSVLMIPVVVRSSEEMLRLVPNELREAALALGVPRWLVVIKVVLRTAVAGIVTGVMIAVARVIGETAPLLITVGVADSINFSLFEGRMMTLPVYVYRQFQQGLIPCTPDDTACIATVAYDRSWAAALTLILVVMLLNLVARLVTRFFAPKTI, encoded by the coding sequence ATGACCGCCGTCCAGGACGCTCCCGTCGTGGAGCCGGTCGACCTGGGTGCGCTGCTGCGCACCGTGGACACGAGCCGTCAGCGCAAGGACCGCACCATGCGGTGGCTCATCACCGGGGCGTTCCTCCTGGCGATGCTCCCGCTGGCCTCGGTCGCGTGGACCGTCATCTCGCACGGCATCGAGCGGTTCGACGCGTACTTCCTCACGCACTCGATGCGCGGCGTGTTCGGCGGGATGGACGCCGGCGGCGTCTACCACGCGATCGTCGGGACCGTGGAGATCACGCTGTTCGCGGCGCTCATCTCGGTGCCGATCGGCCTGCTCACCGCGATCTACCTGGTCGAGTACGGACGCGGCCACCTCGCGCGGGCGGTCACGTTCTTCGTCGACGTCATGACGGGCATCCCGTCGATCGTCGCGGGTCTGTTCGCCTATGCGCTGTTCGCGGTGCTGCTCGGGCCCGGTGTCCGGATGGGCGTGGTCGGCTCGGTCGCGCTCTCGGTGCTGATGATCCCGGTGGTGGTGCGCTCGAGCGAGGAGATGCTGCGCCTGGTGCCCAACGAGCTGCGCGAGGCCGCGCTCGCCCTGGGCGTGCCGCGCTGGCTCGTCGTGATCAAGGTGGTGCTGCGCACCGCGGTCGCGGGCATCGTGACCGGCGTGATGATCGCCGTCGCGCGCGTCATCGGCGAGACCGCACCGCTGCTCATCACGGTGGGCGTGGCCGACTCGATCAACTTCAGCCTGTTCGAGGGCCGCATGATGACGCTCCCGGTGTACGTCTACCGGCAGTTCCAGCAGGGCCTGATCCCCTGCACGCCCGACGACACCGCGTGCATCGCGACCGTCGCCTACGACCGGTCCTGGGCGGCCGCACTGACGCTGATCCTCGTCGTCATGCTGCTGAACCTCGTCGCCCGGCTCGTCACCCGCTTCTTCGCTCCCAAGACCATCTGA
- a CDS encoding sensor histidine kinase produces MEGIDGLALLLAGLIGVLVGAGAVLAFRWSERVQHTVPHAPAPEVDDGLVRTLAVLRSAAVVLDPDDGVVRASAPAYAMGLVREGRIAVPAVRDLVAQVRRDGVIRDEELEVPRGPSSRGTLLVQVRVAQVSGRHLVVLAEDMTQARRLEAIRRDFVVNVSHELKTPVGALSLLAETVQEAADDPEAVRRFAARMQSEAQRLSALVHEIIELSRLQVAGALGPGAMVDVDAVVAEAVDRARTTAAAKHVRISVGGDTGVQLFGNHDLLVTAVRNLLDNAVAYSGEAAHVGVGVRARGDLVELAVVDEGIGISAAEQERVFERFYRVDPARSRATGGTGLGLSIVKHVAADHGGEVTVWSQPGRGSTFTMRLPRVPSAALLEPPGAPDQTADPASPDAEPDQGENVQHRSAS; encoded by the coding sequence GTGGAGGGTATCGACGGCCTCGCCCTGCTGCTCGCAGGGCTGATCGGCGTCCTGGTCGGTGCGGGCGCGGTGCTGGCGTTCCGCTGGAGCGAGCGCGTGCAGCACACGGTTCCGCACGCCCCGGCGCCGGAGGTCGACGACGGCCTGGTGCGGACGCTCGCGGTGCTGCGGTCGGCCGCGGTGGTGCTGGACCCCGACGACGGCGTGGTGCGGGCGAGCGCGCCCGCCTATGCGATGGGCCTGGTCCGGGAGGGCCGCATCGCGGTGCCCGCGGTGCGCGACCTGGTGGCGCAGGTGCGCCGTGACGGCGTGATCCGGGACGAGGAGCTCGAGGTCCCCCGCGGCCCGTCGAGCCGCGGCACGCTGCTGGTGCAGGTGCGCGTCGCGCAGGTCAGCGGCCGGCACCTGGTGGTGCTCGCGGAGGACATGACGCAGGCGCGACGCCTCGAGGCGATCCGGCGCGACTTCGTCGTCAACGTCTCGCACGAGCTCAAGACGCCGGTCGGTGCGCTGTCGCTGCTGGCGGAGACGGTGCAGGAGGCCGCCGACGACCCCGAGGCCGTACGCCGGTTCGCCGCGCGCATGCAGTCGGAGGCGCAGCGGCTCTCGGCGCTGGTGCACGAGATCATCGAGCTGTCGCGGCTGCAGGTGGCCGGTGCGCTGGGCCCGGGCGCGATGGTCGACGTGGACGCGGTGGTCGCCGAGGCCGTCGACCGCGCGCGCACGACGGCCGCGGCCAAGCACGTGCGGATCAGCGTGGGCGGGGACACGGGCGTGCAGCTGTTCGGCAACCACGACCTGCTGGTGACCGCGGTGCGCAACCTGCTGGACAACGCGGTCGCGTACTCGGGCGAGGCGGCGCACGTGGGCGTCGGCGTCCGGGCCCGCGGTGACCTGGTCGAGCTCGCGGTGGTCGACGAGGGCATCGGCATCTCGGCCGCCGAGCAGGAGCGCGTGTTCGAGCGGTTCTACCGCGTGGACCCGGCCCGGTCGCGTGCCACGGGCGGCACGGGCCTGGGCCTGTCGATCGTCAAGCACGTCGCGGCCGACCACGGCGGCGAGGTCACGGTGTGGTCGCAGCCGGGCCGCGGCTCGACGTTCACCATGCGCCTGCCCCGTGTCCCGAGCGCGGCGCTGCTCGAGCCGCCCGGCGCCCCCGACCAGACCGCCGACCCGGCGTCGCCCGACGCCGAGCCTGACCAGGGAGAGAACGTGCAGCACCGGAGCGCCTCATGA
- the pstS gene encoding phosphate ABC transporter substrate-binding protein PstS, producing MKLSLHGRVGAVALVGALALTLTACGSDDPIGNGATNGSPTEGEAPSGLSGELSGAGATSQEKAMDAWRAGFQSLNADVSVNYDPVGSSGGRQQFIDGGVAWAGSDSALKPEEIDAAAERCEAIDIPVYISPIAVVFNLEGVTSLNLSAETIANIFAGKITSWDDAAIKADNPDVELPATAITPVHRSDGSGTTKNFTDYLNKAAGGAWADEAADDWPLEGGESGNGTSGLIQAVQAGQGTIGYADESAAGSLGKVSIKVGDAFVAPTAEAAGAALAASPREEDRAEHDIAIKVDRTTTAAGAYPLILVSYAVACLEYEDAETADLVKGFLGYMVSDEGQAASQQAAGSAPLPAELAADAKAAVEAIAGA from the coding sequence GTGAAGCTCTCCCTCCACGGCCGTGTCGGCGCGGTCGCGCTCGTCGGCGCACTGGCGCTCACGCTCACGGCCTGCGGATCGGACGACCCCATCGGCAACGGCGCCACCAACGGCAGCCCCACCGAGGGCGAGGCGCCCTCGGGCCTGTCCGGCGAGCTCAGCGGCGCCGGTGCCACGTCGCAGGAGAAGGCGATGGACGCCTGGCGTGCCGGCTTCCAGTCGCTCAACGCCGACGTCTCGGTGAACTACGACCCGGTCGGCTCCTCCGGTGGCCGCCAGCAGTTCATCGACGGTGGCGTGGCGTGGGCGGGCTCGGACTCGGCGCTCAAGCCCGAGGAGATCGACGCCGCGGCGGAGCGCTGCGAGGCCATCGACATCCCCGTGTACATCAGCCCGATCGCGGTGGTCTTCAACCTCGAGGGCGTCACCTCGCTCAACCTCTCGGCCGAGACGATCGCGAACATCTTCGCAGGCAAGATCACGTCCTGGGACGACGCGGCGATCAAGGCCGACAACCCTGACGTCGAGCTGCCCGCGACGGCGATCACGCCCGTGCACCGCTCGGACGGCTCGGGCACGACGAAGAACTTCACCGACTACCTGAACAAGGCGGCCGGTGGCGCATGGGCCGACGAGGCGGCCGACGACTGGCCGCTCGAGGGCGGCGAGTCGGGCAACGGCACGTCGGGCCTGATCCAGGCCGTCCAGGCGGGCCAGGGCACGATCGGCTACGCGGACGAGTCCGCCGCCGGCTCGCTCGGCAAGGTCTCGATCAAGGTGGGCGACGCGTTCGTCGCGCCGACCGCCGAGGCCGCGGGCGCCGCGCTCGCCGCGTCCCCGCGTGAGGAGGACCGCGCCGAGCACGACATCGCGATCAAGGTCGACCGGACCACGACCGCCGCGGGCGCCTACCCGCTGATCCTCGTGTCCTACGCGGTCGCGTGCCTGGAGTACGAGGACGCGGAGACGGCCGACCTGGTCAAGGGCTTCCTCGGCTACATGGTGAGCGACGAGGGCCAGGCGGCGTCGCAGCAGGCCGCGGGCTCGGCCCCGCTGCCCGCCGAGCTCGCCGCGGACGCCAAGGCCGCGGTCGAGGCGATCGCCGGCGCCTGA
- the pstC gene encoding phosphate ABC transporter permease subunit PstC, with product MTATSSPADAGTAPGGPPAGRRRLLGRRRVIDRGASKAFRWTATGAGALILVVLAAVAVFLVVKAVPALSASSSELVDKVSFMRNSSSLLDYVGPLVFGTVLVAVIALALAVPVAIGIALFISHYAPRRLASGLGYVVDLLAAVPSVVYGLWGALVLAPLVQPLWVWLNTFLGWIPLFGGEVSPTGRVTLTVGVVLAVMILPIITAVCREVFLQTPRLHEEAALALGATRWEMIRLTVLPFGRSGVVSAAMLGLGRALGETMAVLMIISQGFLYSFKLLVAGQQQTIAANIAAQFPEASDMGMSVLIATGLALFVITLVVNMGARAIVARRKDFSGAN from the coding sequence GTGACTGCCACCTCCAGCCCCGCGGACGCGGGCACCGCCCCGGGCGGCCCCCCGGCCGGCCGTCGACGCCTGCTGGGCCGGCGTCGGGTCATCGATCGTGGCGCGAGCAAGGCCTTCCGCTGGACCGCGACCGGCGCCGGAGCGCTGATCCTCGTGGTGCTCGCGGCCGTCGCGGTCTTCCTCGTCGTGAAGGCGGTGCCGGCGCTGTCGGCCTCGTCCTCGGAGCTGGTCGACAAGGTCAGCTTCATGCGGAACTCGTCGTCGCTGCTCGACTACGTCGGCCCGCTCGTCTTCGGCACCGTCCTGGTGGCCGTGATCGCGCTCGCGCTGGCGGTGCCGGTGGCCATCGGGATCGCGCTGTTCATCTCGCACTACGCGCCCCGGCGGCTCGCGTCGGGGCTCGGCTACGTCGTCGACCTGCTCGCGGCGGTGCCGTCGGTGGTCTACGGCCTGTGGGGCGCGCTGGTCCTGGCGCCGCTCGTGCAGCCGCTGTGGGTGTGGCTCAACACGTTCCTCGGCTGGATCCCGCTGTTCGGCGGTGAGGTCTCCCCGACGGGCCGGGTGACCCTGACCGTGGGCGTCGTGCTCGCGGTCATGATCCTGCCGATCATCACCGCGGTGTGCCGGGAGGTCTTCCTCCAGACGCCGCGCCTGCACGAGGAGGCGGCGCTCGCGCTCGGCGCGACCCGCTGGGAGATGATCCGGCTGACGGTCCTGCCCTTCGGCCGCTCGGGTGTCGTCTCCGCCGCGATGCTGGGCCTCGGGCGAGCGCTGGGCGAGACGATGGCCGTCCTGATGATCATCTCGCAGGGCTTCCTGTACTCGTTCAAGCTCCTGGTCGCGGGTCAGCAGCAGACCATCGCCGCGAACATCGCGGCGCAGTTCCCCGAGGCCAGCGACATGGGCATGTCGGTCCTCATCGCGACCGGCCTCGCGCTGTTCGTCATCACGCTCGTGGTCAACATGGGCGCCCGCGCGATCGTCGCGCGGCGCAAGGACTTCTCGGGGGCGAACTGA
- a CDS encoding lipoprotein, with amino-acid sequence MTSPRPRALVRGAAAAAGLALGLALTGCSATNPIQTQAEYSASDGVRATVGDVRATNLLLVTQAQDSPGVLLGAFTNDGDQDTTLTVAFLPADAAAGDEPENPTTIALPAGGTVLLQGADAQGGSEVTVPQTPAAPGDVATVVLSTDVGGSQTLTVPVLDGRLPDYADLVPTEG; translated from the coding sequence GTGACCTCGCCCCGCCCCCGCGCCCTGGTCCGCGGCGCCGCCGCCGCTGCCGGCCTCGCGCTCGGCCTCGCCCTGACCGGGTGCTCGGCCACCAACCCCATCCAGACGCAGGCTGAGTACAGCGCGTCCGACGGCGTGCGTGCCACGGTGGGCGACGTCCGCGCGACGAACCTGCTGCTGGTCACGCAGGCGCAGGACAGCCCCGGTGTCCTGCTCGGGGCGTTCACCAACGACGGCGACCAGGACACGACGCTCACGGTCGCGTTCCTCCCGGCCGACGCCGCCGCGGGCGACGAGCCCGAGAACCCGACCACCATCGCGCTGCCGGCGGGAGGCACCGTGCTGCTGCAGGGCGCCGATGCGCAGGGCGGCTCCGAGGTCACCGTCCCGCAGACGCCCGCCGCCCCGGGTGACGTCGCCACGGTCGTGCTGAGCACCGACGTCGGCGGCTCGCAGACGCTCACCGTCCCGGTGCTGGACGGCCGACTGCCGGACTACGCGGACCTCGTGCCCACGGAGGGCTGA
- a CDS encoding CarD family transcriptional regulator, whose amino-acid sequence MTFMVGETVVYPHHGAAVIEEIKTRTIRGEDKIYLKLRVADQGDLTIEVPAENVDLVGVRDVVGREGLDRVFEVLRAPYTEEPTNWSRRYKANLEKLHSGEIIRVAEIVRDLSRRDADRGLSAGEKRMLAKARHILVSELALAEHTEEEKAEAILDEVLAS is encoded by the coding sequence ATGACTTTCATGGTTGGGGAGACTGTTGTCTACCCGCACCACGGTGCAGCGGTGATCGAAGAGATCAAGACCCGGACCATCCGCGGCGAGGACAAGATCTACCTCAAGCTCAGGGTCGCCGACCAGGGCGACCTGACGATCGAGGTCCCGGCGGAGAACGTGGACCTCGTGGGCGTGCGTGACGTGGTGGGCCGTGAGGGCCTGGACCGCGTCTTCGAGGTCCTGCGGGCCCCGTACACGGAGGAGCCGACCAACTGGTCCCGCCGGTACAAGGCCAACCTCGAGAAGCTCCACTCGGGCGAGATCATCCGGGTGGCGGAGATCGTGCGGGACCTGTCCCGCCGTGACGCCGACCGCGGTCTGTCCGCGGGGGAGAAGCGCATGCTCGCCAAGGCACGGCACATCCTCGTCTCCGAGCTCGCGCTGGCCGAGCACACGGAGGAGGAGAAGGCCGAGGCCATCCTCGACGAGGTCCTCGCGTCCTGA
- the pstB gene encoding phosphate ABC transporter ATP-binding protein PstB, with protein MAQRIDVKDLNIYYGDFRAVADVEMSVEPRSVTAFIGPSGCGKSTFLRTLNRMHEVIPGARVEGRVEVDGIDLYAPDIDPVAVRRQVGMVFQRPNPFPTMSIAENVLAGVRLNNRRISKGDAQDVVERSLRGANLWNEVKDRLDRPGSGLSGGQQQRLCIARAIAVKPQVLLMDEPCSALDPISTLAIEDLIAELKAEYTIVIVTHNMQQAARVSDRTAFFNLAAQGQPGKLVEIDDTSLIFSAPKEQATEDYISGRFG; from the coding sequence ATGGCTCAGCGCATCGACGTCAAGGACCTGAACATCTACTACGGCGACTTCCGCGCCGTGGCCGACGTGGAGATGTCGGTCGAACCTCGCTCCGTCACCGCCTTCATCGGCCCGTCGGGCTGCGGCAAGTCCACGTTCCTGCGGACCCTGAACCGCATGCACGAGGTCATCCCCGGCGCGCGCGTCGAGGGCCGGGTCGAGGTGGACGGCATCGACCTGTACGCCCCGGACATCGACCCGGTCGCGGTCCGCCGTCAGGTCGGCATGGTCTTCCAGCGCCCCAACCCGTTCCCGACGATGTCGATCGCGGAGAACGTGCTCGCGGGCGTGCGCCTGAACAACCGGCGCATCTCCAAGGGCGACGCGCAGGACGTGGTCGAGCGCTCGCTGCGCGGCGCGAACCTGTGGAACGAGGTCAAGGACCGGCTCGACCGGCCGGGCTCCGGGCTCTCGGGCGGCCAGCAGCAGCGCCTGTGCATCGCGCGCGCGATCGCCGTCAAGCCCCAGGTGCTGCTCATGGACGAGCCGTGCTCCGCTCTGGACCCGATCTCGACGCTCGCGATCGAGGACCTCATCGCCGAGCTCAAGGCCGAGTACACGATCGTGATCGTCACGCACAACATGCAGCAGGCGGCGCGGGTGTCCGACCGCACCGCGTTCTTCAACCTCGCGGCGCAGGGGCAGCCGGGCAAGCTCGTCGAGATCGACGACACGTCGCTCATCTTCTCCGCGCCCAAGGAGCAGGCCACCGAGGACTACATCTCCGGCCGCTTCGGGTGA
- a CDS encoding response regulator transcription factor, with translation MTRILLVEDEDSYREPLTYVLEREGFDVVQAATGPDALDRFDEGGADLVLLDLMLPGLPGTEVCRRLRAVSDVPVIMLTAKDDEIDKVVGLELGADDYVTKPYSSRELIARIRAVLRRRGVASAAPAAAEPEEPDDDQLAAGPVRMDVERHTVRVRGELVSFPLKEFELLEMLLRNAGRVLTRGQLIDRVWGSDYVGDTKTLDVHVKRVRAKIEEEPAAPTLLVTVRGLGYKLEDAPVTDV, from the coding sequence ATGACCCGCATCCTCCTCGTCGAGGACGAGGACTCCTACCGCGAGCCCCTGACGTACGTGCTCGAGCGCGAGGGGTTCGACGTGGTGCAGGCCGCGACGGGCCCGGACGCGCTCGACCGGTTCGACGAGGGCGGTGCGGACCTGGTGCTCCTGGACCTCATGCTGCCCGGGCTGCCGGGGACCGAGGTGTGCCGCCGCCTGCGTGCGGTGAGCGACGTGCCGGTCATCATGCTGACCGCCAAGGACGACGAGATCGACAAGGTCGTCGGGCTCGAGCTGGGCGCCGACGACTACGTGACCAAGCCGTACTCGTCGCGTGAGCTGATCGCCCGGATCCGCGCGGTGCTGCGCAGGCGGGGCGTCGCGTCGGCCGCGCCCGCGGCGGCCGAGCCCGAGGAGCCGGACGACGACCAGCTCGCGGCCGGCCCCGTGCGGATGGACGTCGAGCGGCACACGGTGCGCGTGCGCGGCGAGCTCGTGTCCTTCCCGCTCAAGGAGTTCGAGCTGCTCGAGATGCTGCTGCGCAACGCGGGCCGGGTGCTCACGCGCGGTCAGCTCATCGACCGCGTGTGGGGCTCGGACTACGTGGGCGACACCAAGACGCTCGACGTCCACGTCAAGCGCGTGCGGGCCAAGATCGAGGAGGAGCCGGCCGCGCCGACCCTCCTGGTGACGGTCCGTGGGCTCGGCTACAAGCTGGAGGACGCCCCGGTCACGGACGTGTGA
- a CDS encoding IspD/TarI family cytidylyltransferase — translation MRVLAVLTAAGSGSRLGHVMPKALVPLRGEGLVVHAARRLRAAAGPDGRPLVAHLAVTAPAAHVDALRTALSAAGLADERVVVVPGGASRQASVAAGLAALAVAAGPRGPDPDDVVLVHDAARPFVPPALVASVAAAVSGGHPAVVPGLPVTDTVKRVAAADDTGAARVRETVPREDLRAVQTPQGFTWELLSRAHAASARIAHDEALAASDDAGLVERLGEPVWVVAGDARAAKITTAHDLAVAELLGDE, via the coding sequence GTGCGCGTCCTCGCCGTCCTGACGGCTGCGGGCAGCGGATCGCGGCTCGGCCACGTCATGCCGAAGGCCCTCGTCCCCCTGCGGGGCGAGGGCCTCGTCGTGCATGCGGCACGCCGCCTGCGCGCCGCGGCCGGGCCGGACGGGCGACCGCTCGTGGCGCACCTGGCCGTGACCGCACCCGCGGCGCACGTCGACGCGCTGCGGACCGCGCTGTCCGCGGCCGGGCTCGCCGACGAGCGGGTCGTGGTGGTTCCCGGAGGGGCGTCACGTCAGGCCTCGGTCGCCGCGGGGCTGGCCGCGCTGGCCGTCGCGGCAGGGCCGCGCGGCCCCGACCCGGACGACGTGGTGCTGGTGCACGACGCGGCGCGCCCGTTCGTGCCGCCCGCGCTCGTCGCGAGCGTCGCCGCGGCCGTGTCCGGGGGGCACCCCGCGGTCGTGCCCGGGCTGCCGGTCACCGACACGGTCAAGCGCGTGGCGGCGGCCGACGACACGGGCGCGGCGCGCGTGCGCGAGACCGTGCCGCGCGAGGACCTGCGGGCCGTCCAGACGCCGCAGGGCTTCACGTGGGAGCTGCTGAGCCGGGCGCACGCCGCGAGCGCGCGGATCGCGCACGACGAGGCGCTCGCCGCGAGCGACGACGCCGGGCTGGTCGAGCGGCTCGGTGAGCCCGTGTGGGTGGTGGCTGGCGACGCGCGCGCGGCCAAGATCACGACGGCGCACGACCTGGCCGTCGCCGAGCTGCTGGGGGACGAGTGA
- a CDS encoding glycosyltransferase, with protein sequence MTVPHAPRVAMLSVHTSPLDQPGTGDAGGMNVYVLELSRALAARGARVEIFTRATSSDLPETVVLPGVAADGTPLDADADPARVREVLTALDTPPGTVPPVLVHHVPAGPFERLDKNDLPGVLCGMAAGVLRCEAARRPGWYDVVHSHYWLSGQVGRIAADRWEVPLVHTAHTLARVKNASLAPGDDPEPAARVLGEEQVVAESDALVASTPAEATELVELYGADPARVHVVEPGVDLDRFAPVGPDERAAARRALGLPADRDVVLFAGRVQALKAPDVLVHALGVLRASGRPVPLLVVLGGPSGRSTAVRELTALAQVAGVDDSVLVRPPATRDELPTWYHAADVVAMPSRSESFGLVAAEAQAAGVPVVAAAVGGLRTIVDHGVSGVLVRGHDPRRWADELAGLLGDRARLAAYSAAARGSAERFGWDATADQLLKVYAVAAEPRHR encoded by the coding sequence GTGACCGTGCCGCACGCACCGCGCGTCGCCATGCTCTCGGTGCACACCTCACCGCTCGACCAGCCCGGGACGGGCGACGCGGGCGGCATGAACGTGTACGTGCTCGAGCTCTCGCGCGCGCTCGCGGCCCGCGGGGCCCGCGTCGAGATCTTCACGCGCGCCACGTCCTCGGACCTGCCCGAGACCGTGGTGCTGCCCGGCGTCGCGGCCGACGGGACGCCGCTGGACGCGGACGCCGACCCGGCGCGCGTGCGCGAGGTCCTCACGGCGCTCGACACGCCTCCCGGGACGGTGCCGCCCGTGCTGGTGCACCACGTGCCCGCCGGACCGTTCGAGCGGCTCGACAAGAACGACCTGCCGGGCGTGCTGTGCGGCATGGCCGCCGGTGTCCTGCGGTGCGAGGCCGCGCGGCGCCCGGGGTGGTACGACGTGGTGCACTCGCACTACTGGCTGTCCGGCCAGGTCGGGCGCATCGCCGCCGACCGGTGGGAGGTGCCGCTCGTGCACACCGCGCACACGCTCGCGCGGGTCAAGAACGCGTCGCTCGCACCGGGCGACGACCCCGAGCCCGCGGCGCGTGTGCTCGGCGAGGAGCAGGTGGTCGCCGAGTCCGACGCACTGGTCGCGTCCACACCCGCCGAGGCGACCGAGCTCGTCGAGCTCTACGGCGCCGACCCGGCACGTGTGCACGTGGTCGAGCCCGGCGTCGACCTCGACCGGTTCGCACCCGTCGGTCCCGACGAGCGTGCGGCCGCGCGTCGGGCGCTGGGCCTGCCGGCCGATCGTGACGTCGTGCTGTTCGCGGGGCGCGTGCAGGCGCTCAAGGCCCCCGACGTGCTGGTGCACGCGCTCGGCGTGCTGCGGGCGTCGGGCCGTCCCGTGCCGCTGCTCGTCGTGCTCGGCGGTCCCTCCGGCCGGTCCACCGCGGTGCGTGAGCTCACGGCGCTCGCCCAGGTCGCGGGCGTGGACGACTCGGTGCTGGTGCGGCCGCCCGCGACGCGCGACGAGCTGCCCACGTGGTACCACGCGGCCGACGTCGTCGCGATGCCGTCGCGCTCCGAGTCGTTCGGCCTGGTCGCCGCCGAGGCGCAGGCGGCGGGCGTGCCCGTGGTCGCGGCGGCCGTCGGAGGGCTGCGCACGATCGTGGACCACGGCGTCTCGGGCGTGCTGGTGCGCGGTCACGACCCGCGCCGCTGGGCCGACGAGCTCGCAGGGCTCCTCGGTGACCGCGCCCGGCTCGCCGCGTACTCCGCGGCCGCGCGCGGATCGGCGGAGCGGTTCGGCTGGGACGCGACCGCCGACCAGCTGCTCAAGGTGTACGCGGTCGCCGCCGAGCCGCGCCACCGCTGA